The Alnus glutinosa chromosome 7, dhAlnGlut1.1, whole genome shotgun sequence genome includes a region encoding these proteins:
- the LOC133874104 gene encoding eukaryotic translation initiation factor 3 subunit E, translating to MASYDLTPRIAPHLDRHLVFPILEFLQERRLHEDEQILKSKIELLNKTNMVDYAMDIHKSLYHAEEVPQDMVDRRAEVVGRLKALEEAAAPLVAFLQNPNAVQELRSDKQYNLQMLSERYQIGTDQIEALYQYAKFQFECGNYSGAADYLYQYRALCTNSERSLSALWGKLAAEILMQNWDIALEELNRLKEIIDSKNFASPMNQVQNRIWLMHWSLFIFFNHDNGRTQIIDLFNQDKYLNAIQTSAPHLLRYLATAFIVNKRRRPQFKEFIKVVQQEQHSYKDPITEFLACVYVNYDFDGAQKKMKECEEVILNDPFLGKRVEEGNFSTVPLRDEFLENARLFIFETYCRIHQRIDMGVLAEKLNLNYEEAERWIVNLIRGSKLDAKIDSHLGTVIMEPNHPNVYEQLIDHTKALSGRTYKLVSQLLEHAQAQPAR from the exons ATGGCGAGCTACGACCTCACTCCGCGCATAGCGCCGCACCTGGACCGGCACCTGGTCTTCCCAATTCTGGAGTTTCTCCAGGAGCGCCGGCTCCATGAGGACGAGCAGATCCTCAAGTCGAAGATCGAGCTTCTCAACAAGACCAACATGGTCGATTACGCCATGGATATCCACAAGAGTCTCTATCACGCCGAAGAGGTCCCCCAAG ATATGGTGGATAGGAGGGCGGAGGTGGTGGGGAGGCTCAAGGCGCTGGAGGAGGCGGCGGCACCGCTCGTCGCTTTTTTGCAGAACCCAAATGCCGTGCAGGAGCTAAGATCTGACAAGCAGTACAATCTCCAAATGCTCAGTGAACGATACCAG ATCGGAACAGACCAGATAGAGGCCTTGTATCAGTATGCCAAATTTCAGTTTGAATGTGGAAACTACTCTGGCGCTGCTGACTATCTGTATCAGTATAGGGCCTTATGCACAAATAGTGAGAGGAGTCTGAGTGCATTGTGGGGAAAGCTTGCAGCTGAGATTTTAATGCAAAACTGGGACATTGCTCTTGAAGAGCTTAATCGGTTGAAAGAAATTATTGACTCAaag AATTTTGCATCACCAATGAATCAAGTGCAAAATAGAATATGGTTAATGCATTGGAGTCTATTCATCTTTTTCAACCATGACAATGGAAGAACGCAGATCATTGATCTGTTTAATCAGGATAA GTATCTTAATGCCATTCAAACAAGTGCTCCCCATCTTTTACGCTACTTAGCCACTGCATTCATTGTCAACAAAAGGAGGAGACCTCAATTCAAAGAATTTATAAAGGTTGTTCAGCAAGAGCAACACTCCTACAAAGATCCCATTACGGAATTTTTAGCATGTGTGTATGTAAATTATGACTTTGATGGGGCTCAAAAGAAGATGAAGGAGTGTGAAGAA GTAATATTGAATGATCCCTTCCTCGGCAAACGAGTTGAAGAAGGAAACTTTTCTACTGTACCACTACGAGATGAGTTCCTTGAAAATGCTCGCCTATTTATCTTTGAGACCTACTGCCGAATACATCAGCGCATTGACATGGG AGTTCTTGCTGAgaagttgaatttgaattatgaGGAGGCTGAGAGATGGATTGTGAATCTTATCCGGGGCTCAAAGCTTGATGCCAAGATTGATTCACACTTAGGAACGGTTATTATGGAACCCAATCATCCCAACGT GTATGAGCAGCTAATAGACCACACCAAGGCACTTTCAGGACGTACTTACAAGTTAGTCAGTCAACTTCTGGAACATGCACAGGCACAGCCTGCACGTTAA
- the LOC133874045 gene encoding alpha carbonic anhydrase 4-like — MIFFFQTNPTAISVFLTSLILSSHHFSTALESELDDEFPFTYTEGTGKGPMKWGQIDPHWKVCGNGKMQSPIDLLDKRVQVFPSLGKLKRGYKPAPAVVMNRGHDIAVRWKQDAGKININGTNYKLRQCHWHSPSEHTFNGSRYDLELHAVHESSSGKISVVGIVYKYGHPDPFLSKLFHHIKSVGREQERDLGIINPGVIKFGSRKYYRYIGSLTVPPCTEGVIWTIVKKVRTVSREQVHALRDAVHDGFEANARPTQQSGGITTVELYTPRENGGST, encoded by the exons atgattttcttcttccagACCAATCCCACCGCCATCTCTGTCTTTCTCACTTCTCTTATTCTCTCATCCCACCACTTCTCTACAGCTCTCGAGTCTGAACTGG ATGATGAATTTCCATTTACTTACACTGAAGGAACTGGTAAAGGGCCAATGAAGTGGGGCCAAATCGATCCACATTGGAAAGTCTGTGGTAATGGAAAAATGCAGTCCCCTATTGATCTTTTGGACAAAAGGGTGCAGGTTTTTCCGTCTCTAGGAAAATTAAAAAGGGGTTACAAACCAGCTCCTGCTGTGGTGATGAACAGGGGACACGACATTGCA GTGAGGTGGAAACAGGATGCAGgaaaaattaacataaatgGGACTAATTACAAGCTGCGGCAGTGTCATTGGCATTCACCCTCTGAGCACACATTCAATGGATCAAG GTATGACTTGGAGCTTCATGCAGTTCATGAAAGCTCCAGTGGAAAGATATCTGTTGTTGGAATTGTTTACAAATATGGCCACCCTGATCCCTTCCTTTCGAAG CTGTTCCACCACATAAAATCAGTTGGGAGAGAACAAGAGAGAGATTTGGGGATTATTAACCCAGGAGTTATTAAGTTTGGGAGCAGAAAGTATTACAGATACATTGGTTCTCTTACAGTTCCTCCATGCACTGAGGGCGTCATTTGGACAATAGTCAAGAAG GTGAGGACAGTTTCAAGGGAGCAAGTGCATGCCTTAAGGGATGCCGTTCATGAT GGATTTGAAGCAAATGCAAGGCCAACTCAACAATCAGGTGGAATAACAACAGTTGAGTTGTATACTCCAAGGGAAAATGGAGGTTCTACTTAG